ACTGGGTGATCATGCTGTGGTGTCACTCTCTCTAAAGCAAAAGACAAAACGACACATCAAAACCCCTCCTTTCATCCCACGTCCCTCTGGTCACCGCTGTATTCCTCTGCTCCCTTTCCAGTAAAACTCCCTGAAAGAGTTGGCACGCTCCCCTTTCCACTTCTGCCACTCGCTCTGAGCCCCCTGCAGCACACTCTTACCTGGCAGTCATGGAAACTTCTTGTCTCTGGTGACCTCTGCATGGCCAAGTCCAGCATTCGGCCCTCCGGCTTCATTGTACCAGCCTCTCCAAAGCACCTGAGACCCTGAAATGCCTTCTGTCCAGGCCCCCCGGGCCTGCAACTCCTGATTTTCCTCCGGCCCTGCCGCCCACAGTCTCCTTCCTCGCCTCTAAGCATAGAAGTCCCAGGCCTGTCCTTGGACCACTTCTTGTCTCTGTCTGCAGTCACCGAGGTAACTTTATCCACGCTCAGGGCTTTAAATGCCACCTAAGAAACGTCCTCATTTACATCTCCCATCCAGAGCTCCCCAGAATTCCAGGCTGGCGTATCCACCGCCTACTCCCCAGCTCCGCTGGGGTGTCACCCACTTCAGGCGCGGACTCTTGGTtccccagcaccccccacccccacccctcacacagCCTTCCCCATCTCAGTCACGGGAACTCTGGCTTTCCAGACGCTCAGGCCGAGGCCTTTGGAGTTCTCCttcgctcctctctctctcaagcccACAACCGACTGATCTCCCCACCCTGGTCCAAATCACCGTCACCTCTCTCGAGGCCGACCCCAAAAGCCTGAGCAGTTTTGCTGCCTCTTTTTCCCCCAACCCCACAATCTGTTCTCCACCAACCGCCAGAGTAATGTTTTCAACACATAAGCTTGATTGTGTCATTTATTGGCTCAAAACCCACCACTGTCTTCCTatctcactcagaataaaatccagattCCTTATCTAGGCCTGAGAGGCCCTGTGGGACCGGCCTGccacctctctggcctcatttcCCCTCGCACTCCCCTGGCACTGCCCTCgctccctctgccctggctgcGCCGGCCTCCATGCTGCTCCAGGACCAGGCTGCGAACTCTCCCGCCTTGGGGAGTGTGCTTGTGCTCCTTCGGTCCCAAGTACCACAGAGGTGCAAGGCTCATTCCTGTACTTCGCTCAGGTCTGCTCAAATGCCGCCCTGTCAGGGAACTTCGCTGATCAACCTCTCTAAGCACCCCTGGCATTCTCTGACCTCTAACCCTGATGTGGCCTGCCACCGACCGCCACGTGACATAATATTTGCCTGTGGGCCTTCCTTCATCTCTCACCACCGACAACACCCAAGAGGACCTCTAGAGCCCGGCGTACGGAGGATGCTCAGCAAATGGGCAGGGGCACGGGTATGGATGAGTATGGATGGGAAGAGCCTGATGCACGTGGCCTCTCATCTCTGTGCCACCACGGACCTGCTGGCACTGCAGAGCAACTCCGCAGAGCCCTTCTGGGCTTCGGGCTCCTTCTCCGTAAAACGTACCCTGATGGCCCTTTAGGAACTTTAGAGATTGTTCATTTAAAGAGcttgaggaggggcgcctgggtggcgcagtcggttaagcgtccgacttcagccaggtcacgatctcgcggtccgggagttcgagccccgcgtcgggctctgggctgatggctcagagcctggagcatgtttccgattctgtgtctccctgtctctctgcccctcccccgttcatgctctgtctctctctgtcccaaaaaataaataaacgttgaaaaaaaaaaaaatttaaaaaaataaataaataaagagcttgaggggcgcctgggtggcgcagtcggttaagcgtccgacttcagccaggtcacgatctcgcggtccgtgagttcgagccccgcgtcgggctctgggctgatggctcggagcctggagcctgtttccgattctgtgtctccctgtctctctgcccctcccccgttcatgctctgtctctctctgtcccaaaaaataaataaacgttgaaaaaaaaaaaattttaaaaaataaataaataaagagcttgaggggcgcctgggtggcgcagtcggttaagcgtccgacttcagccaggtcacgatctcgcggtccgggagttcgagccccgcgtcgggctctgggctgatggctcggagcctggagcctgtttcccattctgtgtctccctctctctctgcccctcccccgttcatgctctgtctctctctgtcccaaaaataaataaaaacgttgaaaaaaaaaattaaaaaaaaaaaaaaaaaaaaagagcttgagGCATGGGCAGCGCCCAGTACAGTGGGGGCTGAGGGGGCCACTTGGCTGCTCTGTAGGCCTGTCCCCAAGGAGTTATAGTCGTGCGGTCTCCGTCCGCTCAGGATGGAGTGAAGGTAAACAAGTATGAGGAGTACGGACTCCATGCCATCCCGAGGTCCCCTAAGCGTTGTTTCTGCTCCACCCAGTTCCCCATCAAAGCCCATCAGATGATGCCCATCTCCAAGCAGGGCCTGCAGGCTGGACTTCCCCAAATATACTTCGGATCCAGGTGGCCCCAGTGTGGGGAAGCAGAGGTGCTTGCTCAGAATGCGTAGGTCTGGGCTTTATGATGCGTGGGCCTATGGAGTCCCCTCTGACAAAGGACCCATTTTTGTGAGGTGGGCTACACTGGACAGGCTGGATGGCAGGTCAGGTAGAGAGTCAGGCGACTCTCTGAAGGTGACTAAGGAGTAGTTTCCCTGTACACCACCAGGGGGCGCCAGAGGTTGCTCAGCTCTAATGAGGACTTGTCCCACCATCTATTAAGGCGTCTTTCTTCTATCTCAGATCTAGGATGGGACAACAGAGGGAAAGCACGGTGCCGGCTCTTTCCCACCTATCAACTTGCTGATTGCTGCCAGCCCAAACAGGGCCACATTGAGGCACTGGAGGTCAAGCTTCCAGACTCTGTTCTTTATTGATAAGCATGAATGAACCCCTTGCCAGTTCTGCCCTCGGATTCCCAGCCTTAAGTGGGGAGTGTGTCTTTGCCTCTTAGACACCTGCCTGAGTCTGGCTTTGTCCAAGGCTGTGCCCCTTTGCCACGCTATTCCCCAGAGCACAGCATTTAGGTCAGGGAGGTGTGTAGCAGGCATCTGAAGGGTCATGGTCAGGTCCTGGTCCTCAGAGACCACTCTCCATGTGGGAAGTGCAAACTTCAGCTGTGTTGGCTCCCAGAGGGGGGGCTCCAGGAGCCTGCTGGTTAGATGGAAGGCTGAGCCTCAGAGACCTCCAGATTCAGCCTCTTTCCTCTTCACACTCTTCACAGCCAAACACTCTCATGGCAGAACTGAGCCAAGGGGGCAGCAAACTGGCTCCCGCTTGTGTCCTGAGGTCCTGGGATCGCAGGCAGGAGGCCTTGGGCGGTGCCTCAAAGGGGATAGACATGCCAGAGGCTgtgcaaggggagggggagggaaaaatcAGAGCGAGTCAGTTAAGTCCTTGATCTGATTTCACCAGCCCCAATTCTTGGCCATGGCCTGTAGTCCTTGGCCAACCCCTCTGTACTAAATAGAGAGTCCCTTGGGCCCTGGGTGCACTCTTCCCCCACCATTAGCTCAGAGCTAAGAAGTATTAAAGCCATCTTCTGCCTTCCTGAGCCAGGCACCCTGTAGAGCCTTCTCGCCCGCTCAGCAAAGCCCAAGAgccttcacccatttcttcctCAGGTCAGGGCAGCCCCCACCTGGGGCCAGCAGGCTGCTGGTGCCTGACGAAAACCCTGGCCCCCCTGAAAGCCCTCCCTGGCCTGTCTCTGACCTGTACTGGAAGCGGGGATCTCCAGGGTGGGTCTGCAGCACCTGGCGCACTTCGGCGGGGGGCTCCAAGCCCATCTGCTCGGCCCGATGCCAGCGCTGCAGCCGCGTGATCCCTGCCAGGGTGGGAAGAAGACACTGAGTCCAGGCTAGAgaatgtgtgtggaggggtgtgtTGGGACCTCCACACCCCCCAGTCTCAGTAGACCCAGGCAGGGGCTTGGCTTGCTTCAGGGACGTGTGGATGACAGGACTGTCTCCAGGATGTGCTCCTGGGGCCTGAGGGGGTTCTCACCTGTGCAGGGCCCATATTGCCAGGCCAGATCAAACTGCCTCAGCAGCTCCAGCTCTGCTTCATCCACGCTCAGAGGCTGGGGCTCTTCCCCTGCAATGACATGCTGCTTCTCAGGCCTGCCCGGGGCCTATGCCCTGCAAGGCCAGCCCCCTGCTGCTCGCTTCACAGCTGTCCCACTGCTCCCCGGCCCTCGCCACCCCTTGGCCTCCGCCGGCCGTTGCCAGGCCTGGACTAGGAAGTAGAGGACATACTTCACTTCCCCTGCCATTGCCCGCGTCCACCCACGTCCTCTCATGCCCCTCGGTGGTGTCCACTGCTCCCGTCCCCCAATCTTTAGAGACCTAGCTCTGGCGCCAGCTCCCCCTTGCTGTGCCCAGCGGGGCCCTCCCTCCTCTTCACTACAGGGTAGGAGTCAGTGATGAGCCGCTTCCGGCCCATGGCGGCCACCCAGGCAGGCAAAGAAGGAGGCGACTGCGAGGAAGGAGACAGGCCAGCGGGCACGAGAGAGACagctgctgagagagagagagagtgagagagggctGAGGCCAGAGAGCGAGCCTGGGGCCAGCGACAGGCAGACACGGTGACCCAGACTAGCCGAGAGGAAGTCCGCTGGTTCCAGGGAATGacgcctgtcccccacccccacaagcaCGCAAACATTAAAGACCTAAGCCAATGGCTGGCCACCTCTGCGGGGCGGGGCCCGGCTTCAGCCAATGGCAGGCGGCGCAggcagagggggcggggcagcTGCTGCAGCTGTGTTCTGGGGGAGAAGGGgcgaggctggggtgggagaCCTGTCAAGATGCCCCAGACGGCaccacctcctcctgccccccctccGCCCCATTGGTCTGCAGTGGGTCTCGGGGGACTTAATAGAGCGTTATCCTTAGCCTCTCACTTCCCGTTTGCCCTTCCTAGGCAAATGTTCTTTTCAGCCTCACTAATCCCCGTGGCCGGTTGGTAACTCCCCAGAGTCCAGCTGGAGCCTCCGCTCCCACCCCTTGTCCCGCAGAGCTCAGTGGGGGCAGGTCTGGAGGTCCGATGAGAGTTTGGGCTaatccagccccctccctgctcccatcccacccccactgGCCCCAGGAGACCTGGCTGGAAAAGCCCATGGGTTCCAAAGCTCCTTTCTCACAGTCTGTGCCCAAAGACCCTGCCCACCCTTAGTCCAGGCAAGCGTTGGCCTTGTCAACTCTCCCGGAGTCCTGCAGCCTGCCCCATGCCCACCCTACCAGTCAGGAAGATTCCACACTGAGCAGGAGGCCAGAGTGTATTGGTATCCCTAGTTTTTCATCAGTAAAACCTGCCATCTCACTAATATGACAGTATGAGCAGAAAATACCCACACTAAACCAAACACTTATATGGCGCTTACAGTATGCCAAGTACTGTTCTCAGCATTTCCCCACATATTCGCTCAACTAAAATAGAtgtaaaatgattctttttttttttaagattttatttttttaagtaatatctacccccagcatggggcttgaactcatgactctgagatcaagagtcacatgccccactgactgagccagccaggcgccccacaaaatggTTCTTGAAAGTAGGAAGTGCTGATAGTCACAGCATTGTGGGGCCCCAGTTAAACCACAGGCcgtgccctccccaccctggagCTCAGAGGCTAATAGcggccaggcgccccataaaatggTTCTTGAAAGTAGGAAGTGCTGATAGTCACAGCATTGTGGGGCCCCAGTTAAACCACAGGCcgtgccctcccctcccaggagCTCAGAGGCTAATAGCGGAGGCAAACAGGACGCACAAGTTGTCAGTGCGGGGATAAAGTTCCTAACAAGGATAGGGGAGAGGGTGGGTCAGAGATGAGTTGGACCACAGGGCTGCCTTAGCACTGGAAGacctcctggaggaggcaggctgCTGTAAACAGTGTCTCTCAATTCTCCGCCCATGACCTTTGTCCCTTGGGCTCCTGTCATCGCTGAGTCACCCCtacaccctcctccccctcaccaACTTCCTGGCAGCAGGCAACGGCGCTGGTCAGCGGGAGTCTGGGAATCGGCACAGGGACCAGCCCAGCTCTAACTGCCCTCTAGAGATCCATCTAGTTCCTCCTTCCAGGAGAGCCGGGCCTGCTCAGAGGCTTCTGCCTGCCCCCTCTTCCACTGCTCTGGGGTGCGGGTGCGCTGCGTTAGGAGTGAGGTGGGCACAAGAGAGGAAAATGGTCTGCAGAGTGGACCGCcaaaggggaggagcagggacagGACATGTCTTCAGGGGCCTCCTCCTGCCTGGCTCTCCCCATCCACTTCCTTGAGGAGGGCCGAGTGGGAGTCAGAGCTCGCGAATGCACTGCACAGAGCTGGAGggcccttccctgctttattttctgggctgggcctggcctAATCCCCCATCTGCCTCATGGACTAAGTGGGGCCCACACTGAGGGAGACAGGGGCCCTGCTGcactggggaggggagcagggaggcccTCTCCACCAGGCCCGGGAAGGGCTGAGGTGCGGAGTCCAGTCAGGCACTGAGCACGCCACGGAGGGATCGTGCCCGGGCTCGGTGGGACTGACCACTCTCTCCCCAGGGGGCGTCCCAGAGGTGTGTGGCACCTCACTCCTGAGTCCACAGAGCCCCGAGGGAGTAGGAAGCCATGGGCGGGGCAGACCCCTCCTCATTCCTAGTCCTTCCCACCCCTGAAAGCTGATAGCCGTGGGGCCCTGCCACCGCCCAGGGAGCGTGAAATGAGGTGTGCCGCTGGGAGGCCACAGTGGCTCCTACTGCCGCCCGAGcccatttccctctctcctctggcaCCCTGGCCTGCTCTGTGGGCACTGTCTGGGCCGTCCCCGCCAGCCACCCCCGGCTCTGCCTGGCCCAGGCCCTGCTAGCCTCTCTCACCCAGCCTGGCCTGTAGCTTTCCCCCATCAAGGCAATCGGCTCAAGTGCAGGCACCCTAGGACTGTTTTTCTGGCCTGGAGTCAAGGGAACTCTCCGCAGGCAGCATCGCCCTCCTGTCCTAGTCATGCAGTAGTGGGACCAAGCTCCAAGGCTCAAAGGAGCTGCCACCCAGGAGCTTTGGAGCCATCCCTGTCCAACTGGCATCCTTCTGTAACTCGGCCTACCCACCCAACAGGTCttgtccttcttccttcccttcctgtctgcccccatctcctttcttcctggaaCCCCTGTCCCTACTCAAGCAGCCTCCCAGCCTATCCCCCAAACTGCTGTCGTGGGGCCTACCACAATTTGGGCTTCAGGCTGGAGGGCCAGGCCAGAGGTCTGAGTTAGGAGCTGAGTTCTCCCTCCTTCAGGGAGTTTCCTGAGAcccaggagcctgtttccgggTCAGCTCTGACCCCCAGAGGATGGTTATGGGACTGGCAGGAGTGGCCGATGCATGTCAGCCTGGGAACACTCAAGGGCCTTGCTTGGGGCCAAGACCAAAGTCTTGGGGGAACCCAAGGGAAAAGGAGAGCGAAGACCGGAACAGGAGCCCAGCACCTTCCTGAAGGCTGAGGCCCACTGTCTACTGCTCCGAGGGGAAGGGGATTAGGCCTGGCTTAGCTCAGACAatgtggcagggtgggggggcctCAGCACTGCACAGGTGCCCTAGgagccccttctccctcccctggctcacagTGGGGCTCGTCGTGGAGAGAGTCAGCTAGAGCCAGGAAGGTTGGGGCAGGTATAGAGAAGCAGCTGCCTGGGGCCCAGCAGGCTGTGGGTGTAgcctgctctccttccctctcgCCAGCATCCCCTTCCTCAGGCCCTCAGGCCCTGCCACCCACCCGGAGCTAGAGATTCTGGGCAGCCAGACTCGTATCCctgaccccccccacccacatGCCCACACACCATGGGCTCCATTCCCCACCCTGCGGACCAGAATTCTTTCAGGCAACTCCTCCTAGTCCATCCCAGACACCCCACCTCTCCCGGCTCCAGGTTCTCTGGCCTTGTGGGCCTTGAGGGGCAGGAGCCTGATGGAAGGCAAAGGTCCCCCTCCATCTGGGTTTTTCTGCCACTGGCTGGCTTTTCTGCTATGTCCCAACCATGCCCTCGGAGCCTTCTCCCATTACTGCCCCTGTCACCTTGGCCAGCTGGCCCTGGAGAAATTCTGGGAACGGTTGAAAAGGGATCCTTCTGGCCATTTCTCACCTTGGCCACCAGGTGTCAGACTTTGTCTAGCTGGGAGGAAGGTCCTAGTTCGTTTCCACCCGGTTGGCCAGGCCTTAGAGGTCagggcaagttggggaggggcctAGAGGTGACCTCTGCACTAGGGAGGCTGGAAGACCCTGAAGGTTGAGAGGAAGGGCTGGAACTCTGGTTCTAAAGCTCACAGCTACTTCCTcattgtccccacccccaccccactgacAAGGGCTTTGTCTACTGCTGGGAACTGGGGAACCAGGCTGAGTCAGGGAGCTCAAGAACTGAAGGGACAAAGGCAGGGACAGTTGTGGCTCCAGAGAAGAAGGGGGAGCTGAGAGGGAACCACCCATCAGAGCACTCAGTCAGGGGCCCGGATCACTGGCCCTTACCCTCTAGGTTAAGGGGAACAAGGGCCTCCCTTGGCCCTTCCCCATTCGGGGTGGCTGTGGCGAGTGGGCgaatgtgtgcgtgtgtctgtaaGACGAGCACTTGAATGAGTCTCTTCACATACTGCGAGGGCCCTGAGTCCTGGATGTTGGGTCAGTCTTTGCAAAGGCAGGAAGCTGGCAAGGCGTCACCAGCCTTTGGCCACCCTCCACCTCTTCCacacccactcccacccctgcccccgaaGTTGCCTCTCCCGAGGGACCGTTCGCCAACTCGTGCCCATCCTCGCACACACGGGTGCGTTTCCAGATACCCAAGAGGATGCCGAGCTTCCTAATccgctctgtgctgtctggatggagaggatggggaggagagcttctctccttccctcctactCTCCCTAGCCTTCCTGGGACAGAAGGACTTCCAGAGATAATGTCCTCCTTCCCATGGCACCGCAGGCCCTAGGCATTCCAGGTTTTTAAGCTGACCTCTGAGAACCTGGGCCCCTGACGCTAAGGCCACACTTAAGAGGTGGAACCTGAGTAACCGACACAGACTCACCACCGGTCCCGGAGCAGTGGTGGGTGGAGAACCAACAACGGACTCATAGAAGAGCCTGATGACTTGTCATTTACCCAGAGCCACCTGCTCACGGTCCGAAGCTCCAAAACCCAAAGGACCGGGCTCCTACCCCGACACCATCAGTCACCATCAGTAGGGGGCTATCTGGGGGGGAGTTCAAGAATTCAGACTCTGAGATGCCCTTTCCGGCTCAGCTGTCCCCTGTGTCCGCCTCCCCCACCTTACTCTTTATGACGCCCCCTCTGTGTCCTCAGCCGGGCGAACTTGTGTGCTTGCCCGCCCTTCCCCGGTTGCTCTCCTCCTCTGTTTCCAGCTGCTGCAGGCCCGGCTCTGAGACCCCGCGTGTGCTGCAGCTCCCGGCCACTCAGAAGCACCGTTTCgagctctctggagtctctcGACCCTCGAGTCTCTGCCATTCCTGCCCTGTCAGTCCTCGGCCTTGGGAAGTGCCCTCTTTTCACCCTGTCCTCTCCTCCTGCCATCCCTGGCTTGCTAGGGGGTGTCACAATCCACGACAGAGATGTGTGTGCTGGTGTCACCTGGCTCCATGTGGCTGGCCAGCAGCCCTTTTgattcccttcctctgcttgtccCTCTCCATTCTTCTCCAGCTCCCACCCCTCCCGCAGCCATTTCGCGTTTACATctcttctgtttaaaaacaacagcagaCCAACCAACCACACAAAAAACCTTCCTTGATCCTGCCACCAAATGCCTGAGAGAATACATTcaccccttttccttctttctcacccCCTCCTTTAATCTCACAGTTGGAGTCTACCTCCCAAATGCTCCCGCAAAGGTCACCTGTGACCTCCCAATTTCCCAGTGGGTTTCCCCCAAATTCTTCTCTTAGCGCTTCCGGGGCATCTGACACTGTTGATCAGCTGCCTCCCTAAAactctcttctcttggcttctcaTACACTATTGTCTTGACACTCTTTAAATCGGCTTATATTAAATTATCAAGTACTTTAGTTCGGTGCAGGGCATTGTGCTGAAATGCTAGAGGgatgcaaagatgaataaattgtggAACGTGCCCTCGAGATGCTATCTGCTTACAAGGGAGACAGACACACTGAACTGACCCTTGCCCTGCCCTTGTCCATACCCGACCCTGAGAGTCTGTGCagaagcacctactgtgtgttggGCACTGGAAGGACAGTGGTGGCTGCAGACACCGCTGCCTCCCTGAGAGGACTTACAGACCAGCACCCTCGCTGAAGGGACGCGATCGCTCCTTCCCTGACTTCCAAGTATTTTGCCTGTGTCTTTCCACAGTTGATCCAATTCTGCCTTGGATTCTAGCATTTGGAGCAAGGGAGGGCGGGGGGAGTCCCAGTCCCTTCTCTCGAGTGTTTTGTTCGACACGCTAACTGAACACCTTCCGTGGGCTGGAGCCTGAACTGGGATAGAGAGGTGGGGAAAACTCAGAGTCTGCCCCTAAGAAACACACAGTACAGTGGTGTGGGATGTACCTTCCTTCTCCCTGTATTCTGCATAGCCCCCTTGTTTGCTGCCTTGCACATTACAGGCTGCTAGGTTTTGCTGCGATGTGGAGACAGCCCGGatgccctctcctccctctcgtTAGGCAGAAAGCAGGCCCGCAGGATATCTAGACAGGGTCTGGGCAGATGTGTCCGCCTGAAGGGCCCGGACCCCTTGGCGGGGCATGTGCCCTCCAACTTGGGCCAGGTGACTCTGGGACATTCAGCAGGACCTGGCTCGCCCACAAGCAAGTCCAATAGCTCATGCACCTACGCTCACGCACCTGTCAGTAGTTTCAGGTCAGCTGGTCTTCTCTTCCCAGAGAGATCGcaggctccatgagggcaggagcCAAGTCAGGTCTCAGACTTGTGCTGGGTTTCCTACTCCAGTCGGCGCAGTGATGGGCAGACCTTTGCAAGATTCGTCAACTGATTGACGTCACCATCATTTGTTACTTCCTGTGCTTAGGGCACTGTCTCGCGGAGGCCCTGGTGAAATACCTCTGTGTTACCTGGGAGAAGTTAGCCCCCTAGCTCACCCAGTGGCTCTTCACGAGAGTGTCAGTGCGGGCCAGTCTGTCACAAATAACTGGAGATCACATCACTATtcgctgcggctgcggctgcggccgGGCACCTTACCTTTATTGTCTCTCTCATCCTTCAAACAGTCTTAGAAGGGTATTTAattacccccatttcacagatggggaaatcgGAGAATAGAGAGCTGTAAGTAATTTGTCCACGGTCACTCAGCTAGGAGGCCGTGAGGCTGGGCTTGGAGCTGAGGTCATCCCTGAGTCACATCTATCCCGTTCGCTTTGCAGACCAGTATGAGTTTTTCTCTTAcccacccgcccccccaaccTGCTGTCTTACACTGAAAAGAGTCTACAAGAAGGGAGTCACGCCTGAGACTTGTGACGTGGCCACAGTCAGTCACGCTCCCTAGGAGATGAAGGGTATTGGGAAGGGAAGGGTCACTGCCGGGGGCCCCCGGGGGCCACCACAGGTGGGGGTCCCGGTGAAGCTGAGGGCTGACCGCGCGTGGCTGACCAGAGGCGCAGGTGGACAGCTTCGCAGGGAGAGAGACCTATGAGACCTTTAAAGTAATCCAGAGAGGGGAGGCGGGCCGAGCAAAGGCCGGGAGGGGGAAGACACGCGGCCAGACAAGAAGATGTTGGAAGGACTAAAGGGACGCACCGTGGGTGGAGGAACAGAGTGTGCTGTGGGCACCGCGCTCCGTGGACAGGGCAGAGCCTCTTCCCCAGCTCTTTGCCTCTCCGAGCTCTGCCCTGGACTGCCAGGCTCCAAGCCACCAGGCACGCGGGGGCCCAG
This genomic stretch from Lynx canadensis isolate LIC74 chromosome D1, mLynCan4.pri.v2, whole genome shotgun sequence harbors:
- the POLD4 gene encoding DNA polymerase delta subunit 4, with translation MGRKRLITDSYPVVKRREGPAGHSKGELAPELGEEPQPLSVDEAELELLRQFDLAWQYGPCTGITRLQRWHRAEQMGLEPPAEVRQVLQTHPGDPRFQYSLWHVYPL